The nucleotide sequence GATTTAGAAATTTAAGAATTCTAcgtacaattttgtttttattcaatcTTTTAGAGGGTGTTTTGTGTGGTATATATTCCGTTCATACCAGGTACATAGGACATACAATATGCAGTTAATCGATTACCAATCTTTATCCCCGATCATGTCCTTTATCCATACTCCTTTACCTCACTTGACGTAAAACTGTCATGATCATATGGTTACAATATTGATGTAAGGGGGACAGGTGTTGAGTGTGGAGCAAATTGATTCGTTCTTGCAAAAAGTTAGACTTTCTAAACAATACTGTACGCAATGATACtaccaaaaaaatgtttattacaCTTTTTCAGTGTAGTGGTCCGTTCTAAGGTAAGGAAGAATCCATTGCTTCCATTAACATTATTTACTAATAAAACTCATTCTGCAGCTAGACCGACCAGTGCAGTATTGCAgtacccacccccacccctccatctccTTCCCTCTGCCCCTTCCACCAACTCCGGTTAACAAAGGATATATGCAAAATAATACATGTGCTGCAATGTTTCTTTTCCCTTAAGCCTCACAAAGTTTCACAGATGTCACTTATGATCAAAATTGCAATTTTTGTCACACGAAAGAGTATTTAACAATCATCAAGTCAACCAGGAATATGCTTACATTCCATAAAGAgcttaaacattttgttttatgatagttatatatatatatatatatatatatagttatatataaatatatatatatatatatatatatatatatatatatatatatatatatatatatatatatatatatatatatatatacatatgtaaatgATAGTTGTATCGAATACACAATGCAATGGAATGACATATCGTGATAGGTTGACAAATTTACTGTGCTTCAAGTAGTCAAATCTCTAACGGGATTTGGATAGAACGTCGAGGGAAATTTGGGTGCTACCAAAATACACTTCTTTCACAGAAAAGCGTGATAAACAAACCAAAAAGGTTTGTGCGCAGTCATTCTAAGGACAAAGGTTGTTACACTGATTTGCTTCGTCACACACCCTGAATGTGTTATTTAAATAGCTGTTGTCTAACAGTAATGCTGTTTACTGTGGTTACAAATATCGATTCAAAATCTTCTGAATTCCACTGAACCGTTAAGGTTAAGGGAATCGGGGCATTATTAGTACCTTgcaataaaaagaaaactatTTTCTTTCACATTAGTCATTGCAACGTTTGTGGAACTTCCCCCATGCAAATGAAATGTCTATATTTGGAAATTTGAGTGATAACAGAGACGCCGTAACAAAGCTGACTTTTCGTTATCATAAGTAAATGAAATTAAATCGTTTCTTAATTACCCTTTGCCAAAAtgatatatatctttatttgtTTCAGAATCCCCTCAGTCAAATATCAACGGCTAccgaaaaataaaaatgattggACAAGGTGGATTTGGAAAAGTCTACCTTGTAACTAAAGGCGGTCAACGTTACGCGTTGAAAGAAGTAAACTATTTTCATTTGAACCGGCCTTCCCCTCCCATTTCCCCCTAACTGATAGAATAAGTTTATGAGCCAGTTAAGATGgcattaaataattaataagtcAATGATAGGGTTCATTGTAGGTAGAACAATATGACATTCAAGCATTGAAGAAGATTTTATTCATAAGTGCTCTCAGTGGTTTCCAGTTTACATATCTGCAAAATATAATCATTACGATGACGAGAAGGGCTGTTAAATGCGGCTTAAGCTTATCGATTAAAAAAATCCTTAGCTTTTCGGGAAAAGCgctatgatgatcacgtgatccaTTTCGACTCGTGACGTCATTATCATGAAAAATGCACAGAGCTCTgttaactgtactgtactgagaTAAGGTTAGAGTTAACATGCAACAATTTGAATGTATCACCGTAACTAGACTCTAAAGGGACAAAACACCTTTATCAACTTTGAAACTTAAACGCAAACGTCCTAAATTTAACGGAATAACAGCTATGCGGACATGAACATCACGTGTCTCTCAGTAATGAGCAGTACACACACTGAAgctcatcacagtgacgtcattacTGACCTAAatgctgttcaaggtcgttgcatgGTTTGCAAGTACCCACAAGTGTTtcctaagtaaaaaaaaaacaataaattttacattgacaaaAAAACATCCATAGGcctaatttaatttatttatatccCTAAGATGATGAAGATATGTTTACTCATTCCTAGTTTTTGACGTaataacatttaatattttcaattttgatgATGCTTCCTAGATCATGCAAGAGGCAGAATCAGAGAAAGAAGTAagaaatttcatgtttttattattagtagtattagTTGTTGTATTAGTAGTtatagtagtagttgtagtattagtagtagtattagtagtagtagtagtagtagtagtagtagtagtagtagtagtagtagtagtagcagtagcagtagcagtagcagcaGTAGTAGTAATATCCCAATTCTGTTGAATAAACTAATATCTAAATTGAATTACAGACTGTGATTATTTCCTGAACCATGTTATAAGAAACGCTAAATGTTTTCCTCAGGGCTCGACTAATCGCTATGTAGGTATTAATATGCTTGATAAACAATCCCAACAGTAGACTACATTTCCTTTACTTCAGTTGAACTTACAGGGTTCGATGGGAAAGTATTCAGTAAATGTAATTTCATAATGCCATATTTTTTCCCAACAGCTTGGtcattttgctttgtttgttctaagaaataaatacaacttttgttatcgCGATCTTCAGGTTCAGATTCTGAAGAAATTGAGGCATCGCAACATAGTGTCTTACGTAGAATCCTTCTCAGGCGGTGAGCTTTTATACACATAGCTAACATTATATTAACTGGAAAAGATATCACACAACATAAGCTAgctctatttttttatttaatagtCAATTACCTCTTAATTATCCTCTACGTTCTACATTCATCGATGTTCTTACATGTAAGGATCTGGAAAACTGAAGCTGACATGCAAACTAAATCAGGAGATTAACACATGTCACTCTGTTCATGTCACTCCCCAGTCTATATACCAAAATGTGAAGTAAGTGTAATATAGCTATAAACTTTCCCAAGAGCTTTAGCGTCATCAGTCTGTGTATCAGTTGCATGATATGGTTTCTGTTCAAGAGTAGTTAATGCTGTGAAAATTTACACCATGATTACAATCAACTTTATAGTCATAAAATACCAAACTGACTTGCAACAAATATAGTAAAACTTCGAAAGTATCATATGCAAGATTTGTCAATgtaattctttttttctttcctgtagGGTTGAACAGGCTGTACATTGTGATGGAATACTGCGAAATGGGTACGGGTTTCTTTCTTCTAAATTATCGGTGTTCCAGAATAACTGTTTTACGCTATTATATTATTAGTCAGAAAAGACTGTCAATAACATTGGAAATCCAACTTGCCCTTTATGTGAATAAGGCTCAAATATTGCAAAGCATAATCAGGATAACTATCGTGAATTAAGAACGTTTTACTTTTGCTGACAAAAGCTGTAGTCTCTAATAGGTAGAaatcataaatacatataaatcaTTTACGCATTTTAGTTCTGCTTATCTTGATTCTATTAAAAATGCACTTGACATTTTTTAGTGTTGAGGTACACGCGCATATCAGCctgtgaaatttaaaaaaaaacaatacacacaacCAATATCGTGACTAAAAAGATAATCTTTATATGTTGTTTTCTAAAATTGTATTTAATAATCTACTCTGCTACAATATGATTTCAAAGGTATTTATTATTACAGGAAATCTTGATGACCTGATAAATTCTCAGAGCCAAATTGCGGTCGAAGAACGATTTATAATAGGTATAATGAAACAGGTATGCCGCGGCATGGAGTATATTCACAGCAAGAAGGTGATACACAGGGACATTAAACCCACGGTGAGTTGATATCTGACTGATGAAAAGAAGTTAGTTTGGTCTGTTAACAGATGTGATATCTACCATGCATTTTTCAATTATTGCAAGACACATACTTTAACGTAGAACgataaagaaagataaaaaagcTCCAATTTTTACACAGAGTGATTTCGGCTTCAAGATCAATTTTGCTAGCTTAACTTAGCAGCGGTGCGGTTGTGGCAATGTGTGTGCGATACCATAAGTATAATAGGCTACTGACACGATGTTTGCATTCGATCTTACACACATTAAAAGACCGTTGGCAAGTCTCATTCAGTGATTTTAATATCCTCTCTTCCTCTCCGACGTTTGcgtttaatttcaaaattcgATGAGAGGTTATTGTCCTTTTCAGGCTAGTTACCGTGCTACATTTGACTTAATCGCAGCACAGTGCAGTATATTTCATAAGGGGTTAATAatcatccagcgatagcattaacacccggagtgcattaatcatgtgagtaacgcacgctagaccgttgattaaccccgttcattcatacactaccatttgtgtgggggaaaaatcataaaacaaaacgtttttggtataaccaaagatttattaaagtgatgccccttTAGTCGAATTAACGATTAACAACCAGCATAacaatgtacatgtgcaattataaagtaatactAAACGATAGTGAATAATTATAAAGGAAACGTGTTTGAAAGGCTTTCATTCATAAAAGATGAaccataataacattttaactaatgtttggcaatattgcggacataaaactatttttgaaaggtctcaataacaaggaactacaaacaattactagttggcttcatcatatcaataccctacagcttctggttcccatagcaaccattctaGGGACAAACATGTACGTATGGTGTACAGTCATACGATAACATAGTAGGCCTTGTATTGAACACGTACGGTACGtagtgtacgtacgtacgtacgtacactcacttgaacgtacacactacacagtacACTACACAAAACATGGTAACATGGTAACAATTGTATTCATCCGCCGGTAATTTCACCATGCGTTACTCAcgggattaaccacggtcagctgacctaaatggaccaataggatttaggaatctttactaagtatgaatgaacatagTTTGATGGATGTTATGATCATTATGACGTATCAAGTAGATGTGGATCCCGTGATCATTATAATGCTTTTCGCCAATAGGTATTTTCAAGAAATAATCTCAGGATATTTACAGCATTTCCCGCCATCAAATTGATTTTACTTTTCAGATATGCAAACAGAAAACCACTTAGAACATTTATGAAACAAATCGTATATTTCTTCATTGCCTGATGTCATTATTGTTTCACTTCAAAGGGCCGTGTATTGAAGCTATGATTTGATAAATATGTTTCTTCAGCTTGCTTACGAACCTCTGTTAATTAGTACCTGTGAGCTGATTAGTTCTTTCATGTCTAACGTGGTATGATTGATACACCATTAATAACAGTTTACTGACGACATGATTGTCAACAGGTTTGTAATCTCTCATAGAAAATCATCTAACAGGAACGCGACAGTACATATCTCAGACGTAATACCAGTTACTAAAGTCAAAGCcaattaaatacattcaaacaTAGTGAGTCAAGTTGGTTTTTGTGTTTATGTCATCACGTTTGGATATATATAGTTGATTATCAAAATGGCAAATGTATGAATGATATTTTCCACCCCGAGTGCCTAATTATTTAATGTTGTGTCCCTTCAGAATATTTTCGTACAAAGAGGAGGAATCATTAAAATTGGAGATTTCGGACTGTCTAAGGTTttacagtaagtctttctataAATCAATATGTCTTCGATCAAAGCAAGAACCCTTTATCAATGTTTGCAGTCATGATACATGTTTAAgcaattaaaatatttacagGAGATTTAAACattaactgaaataaaaatcGATCTCCCTTTTTTCAAATCTAGCGGATACGCAAGGGGACGGTGTGGTACACCTGGTCATATATCACCCGAGTGCGACAGAGGTTCCCAATATAGCTTCTCAAGGTAATCCATTTAAATTCACTTTTTTAAGCACCTTGCTATTAAACCATTTTTATGTTGTGAGAAACGTTACATGACACATGGGTTTTCTGTTCTATCTTATGGATATGTAAATGCACTGGAGCAATTAAATTCAGTAAACATTGTTTCTATTAAATCACTATCTATTTTCACACCGGTATTAGGATTACAGCTAGAaggcgtaaaagaaaatttattaACTCTGCAAACCTTCTTTTATGAGACAAAAGCTTGTAACATATTGTCTTTGAGTTTAGAAACGTTAGTGCTCTAGTTTCTGTCTACACTTTATTAGGTGTTACTATAGCTATGTCGGTCAGTGTCATATAATGTTACCTATCATAGGCAGAACAGATTGAAACAATATCTATGATTTTACTCAATGAATTTGCCCAAAAAAAGGAACCAAAACATATGGTATCAGTCTACCTGGTTTCATCTTGCATCCTTGTTTACAAATGGCATACTGATCAGAATAACATTTTTGAATTCTTCTTGCTGATAACAGTGATATGTGGGCAGTCGGTGTAGTGTTGTCCGCTTTGTGTAGAAAGAAAGTAAGTagatttctttatttcttttttaaactaACAAAGCCATAAAATATGAACATGGGAATGCTGCCACATGTATCGAATTCTTCTTGATGATAACAGTGATATGTGGGCAGTCGGTGTAGTGTTGTCCGCTTTGTGTAGAAAGAAAGTAAGTagatttctttatttcttttttaaactaACAAAGCCATAAAATATGAACATGGGAATGCTGCCACATGTATCGCCACATGAATCGCAACATGTATCATCATTCTATATTTATGTAGgaatttgttgtattttttttttttttttttactcaagaGACGTTTGTGGCAACCACTGTTGTCACTCCAACCACTTTTGTCACAGACATCGCCCACTTTTGTCACAAAGCAGGTTACAAGTTTTGTCGCAACAATCGCCATATTTTTGTCAAGATTTTATAGGTCACCACTTTTGTCACAGATACGCCCCAATGGCAAAACTATTGGGTTTAATAAGCCTTTGAGGTTACCTCTTATCTTCCACATGGTACTTCACATTTGTGATCCCTTGTGTGGGTGTCCGCACGTATGGGGATGTGTGACGCCGCTTGTAAAACGATAGCTTGTTACAGAAAACATAACGTGAGCTTATACTTGGTATTATTTTCGGTGGAGGCAAACTTCAAGGCAAAGTTCAATTGGGCAAATACTTGTAGTATGTTTGTGCACAATATTTACTACATGATCACCCTCGTGTTTACTGGATGTCAAAGGCCATCTCAGGTCAAGAGAGATCAAAAACTGAAAATGCTGTCATTAATATAGG is from Apostichopus japonicus isolate 1M-3 chromosome 16, ASM3797524v1, whole genome shotgun sequence and encodes:
- the LOC139983736 gene encoding serine/threonine-protein kinase Nek5-like; its protein translation is MDLAWGPYSESPQSNINGYRKIKMIGQGGFGKVYLVTKGGQRYALKEIMQEAESEKEVQILKKLRHRNIVSYVESFSGGLNRLYIVMEYCEMGNLDDLINSQSQIAVEERFIIGIMKQVCRGMEYIHSKKVIHRDIKPTNIFVQRGGIIKIGDFGLSKVLHGYARGRCGTPGHISPECDRGSQYSFSSDMWAVGVVLSALCRKKGIQEYSRDLRALLEKLMSNEPRKRPLLLQQISDFILPNTYINWELF